A single window of Gammaproteobacteria bacterium DNA harbors:
- the ispC gene encoding 1-deoxy-D-xylulose-5-phosphate reductoisomerase — translation MIGVCLLGATGSIGDSTLDVIARHADNYRIIALTANAQVPKMVKLCQQFEPDYAVMASEPAAEILQQQLKSLSLSTQVLSGTAGLEHVAALPSVDYVMAAIVGAAGLLPTLAAARAGKRILLANKEALVMSGRLFMDEIQRSGAELLPIDSEHNAIFQSMPVDFSRGLAASGVRRILLTASGGPFRTKSLDQLQHVTPEQAIAHPNWVMGRKISVDSASMMNKGLELIEACWLFDAKPSQVQIVVHPESMIHSMVEYVDGSVISQMGNPDMRIPIAHAMAWPKRMASGDKGMNIFEVAQLNFEKADEQRFPCLRLAREAIEAGGTLPTVLNAANEVAVEAFLESGLPFLAIPQVIEKTLEESTHKKARSLEVIFDEDREARVLATQFVRQLG, via the coding sequence ATGATTGGTGTCTGTCTGCTCGGGGCGACCGGTTCCATTGGTGATAGCACGCTGGATGTCATTGCACGCCACGCTGATAACTATCGAATTATTGCACTAACAGCGAACGCTCAGGTGCCTAAAATGGTCAAACTGTGCCAGCAGTTTGAGCCTGACTATGCGGTGATGGCATCGGAACCGGCGGCGGAAATACTTCAACAGCAACTGAAGTCGCTCTCTTTGTCCACGCAAGTGCTCTCGGGAACTGCAGGGCTTGAGCATGTCGCTGCGCTGCCAAGTGTTGATTATGTGATGGCGGCGATTGTGGGTGCAGCGGGTCTGTTGCCAACATTAGCCGCTGCTCGTGCGGGAAAGCGTATTCTCTTGGCCAATAAAGAGGCGCTGGTGATGTCGGGCCGGCTCTTTATGGATGAGATCCAACGCAGCGGTGCTGAATTGCTGCCGATTGATAGTGAGCACAATGCGATTTTCCAGAGTATGCCGGTGGACTTCTCCCGTGGTCTTGCGGCATCGGGGGTACGCCGAATTCTGCTGACAGCATCGGGCGGCCCTTTTCGAACCAAAAGTCTTGATCAGTTGCAGCATGTGACACCTGAGCAGGCGATTGCTCACCCCAACTGGGTGATGGGACGTAAAATTTCGGTGGACTCGGCATCGATGATGAATAAGGGGCTCGAGTTGATTGAGGCATGCTGGTTGTTTGATGCCAAACCAAGTCAGGTGCAGATCGTAGTGCACCCTGAGAGTATGATTCACTCGATGGTGGAGTATGTGGATGGCTCGGTTATCTCGCAAATGGGTAATCCCGATATGCGCATTCCAATTGCACATGCGATGGCGTGGCCAAAGCGGATGGCATCGGGTGATAAAGGAATGAATATTTTTGAGGTGGCACAGCTCAACTTTGAAAAAGCGGATGAACAGCGCTTCCCCTGCTTGCGTCTTGCCCGTGAGGCGATTGAGGCGGGGGGTACTTTGCCAACGGTTCTTAATGCCGCCAATGAAGTTGCGGTTGAGGCCTTTTTAGAGAGTGGCCTGCCATTCTTAGCGATTCCGCAAGTGATTGAAAAAACGCTTGAAGAGAGTACCCATAAAAAAGCACGCTCGTTGGAGGTTATCTTTGATGAAGATAGAGAGGCCAGAGTATTGGCCACGCAGTTTGTTCGTCAGTTAGGTTGA
- a CDS encoding phosphatidate cytidylyltransferase, producing MLKQRVITAVILVPLFVWAIFYLPNPYFAILFGLIATIGATEWCRLAGIPAGFASGSFSAVVVVLMGLMWVISTDNVALLMLLFGGVVAWWLLVLAMVLNYPNGSLLKSSFFKVFAGLLLLPPCWFALVILHDRLNDGPAYVLFLLSLIWVADSAAYFVGRQWGQKKMAPNVSPGKTMAGLWGAIGGGALWSIVGIVWLQPTQSIGFIGLCMVTVLFSILGDLAESMFKRNAGVKDSGRLLPGHGGVLDRIDSITAAAPVFVLGLLLLECGL from the coding sequence GTGTTGAAGCAGCGCGTGATCACGGCTGTGATATTAGTTCCCCTTTTTGTCTGGGCAATTTTCTACCTGCCCAATCCCTATTTCGCTATTTTATTTGGCCTGATTGCCACTATTGGCGCTACTGAGTGGTGCCGGTTGGCGGGGATTCCTGCTGGTTTTGCAAGTGGCAGTTTCAGTGCCGTTGTCGTGGTGTTGATGGGGCTTATGTGGGTGATTTCCACAGATAATGTCGCACTGTTAATGCTGCTGTTTGGTGGCGTTGTTGCCTGGTGGCTGCTGGTGTTGGCTATGGTGCTTAACTACCCGAATGGCAGCTTACTGAAAAGTAGCTTCTTTAAGGTGTTTGCCGGCCTGCTGTTGTTGCCACCTTGCTGGTTCGCATTGGTTATTTTGCATGACCGCCTTAACGATGGCCCTGCCTATGTGCTCTTTTTACTCAGCCTTATCTGGGTGGCTGATAGTGCGGCCTATTTCGTTGGTCGTCAATGGGGCCAAAAAAAGATGGCACCGAATGTCAGCCCGGGGAAGACCATGGCGGGGTTGTGGGGTGCCATTGGGGGCGGGGCACTCTGGTCAATAGTGGGCATCGTCTGGCTACAACCCACTCAGAGTATCGGTTTTATTGGGTTGTGTATGGTGACGGTGCTGTTTTCAATTCTTGGGGATCTGGCTGAAAGTATGTTTAAGCGAAATGCTGGCGTTAAGGATAGTGGTCGTCTGTTACCCGGGCATGGTGGCGTGTTAGATCGTATCGATAGCATCACGGCGGCTGCGCCGGTCTTTGTGCTGGGTTTGTTGCTGCTGGAGTGCGGTCTATGA
- the rseP gene encoding RIP metalloprotease RseP, with amino-acid sequence MVENLLIAIPAFIVALGLLIVIHEFGHYWVARKVGVKVLRFSVGFGKPIWRYQRSEDDTEFVVSAIPLGGYVSMLDERVAEVPASQRGQAFNQQKIHHRVAIVAAGPLFNFMFAILAYWMMFVVGLPGLKPVVGDVAANSIAATVDIRVGDQIVAINGEPTATWGAASLGVLASNLDQQTLRMTLLDEWQQSREVELTLPEVGEEFGKQGGLQQLGLTPLRPQIEAVIGRVLDNSPAAAAGLMINDKLLAADGQPMEDWMSWVSYVRDRPGQMISLRVLRDGQEQWLTITPERVEENGVAVGKIGAGVSMLKRTIPDELLAVQKYGPLEAISASFEKTWDMSLMSLQVMGKMLTGQVSLSNLSGPITIAQYAGYSAQGGLPTFLAFLAVISLSLGVLNLLPIPMLDGGHLLYYLIEYVKGSPLSDESQAVGMRIGMFCILMLMSVALYNDLIRIFG; translated from the coding sequence ATGGTAGAAAACTTACTGATTGCGATACCCGCTTTTATTGTTGCTCTCGGGCTGCTGATTGTTATTCACGAGTTTGGCCACTACTGGGTTGCACGTAAGGTGGGTGTCAAAGTGCTGCGCTTTTCAGTGGGTTTTGGTAAGCCTATCTGGCGTTATCAGCGCAGTGAAGATGATACCGAGTTTGTGGTGTCAGCGATCCCTCTCGGCGGTTACGTGAGCATGCTGGATGAACGTGTGGCTGAGGTGCCGGCGTCGCAACGTGGTCAGGCGTTTAACCAGCAAAAAATTCACCACCGTGTTGCTATTGTGGCAGCAGGGCCACTGTTTAATTTTATGTTTGCCATTCTGGCCTACTGGATGATGTTTGTGGTAGGGCTGCCAGGGTTAAAGCCGGTCGTGGGTGATGTGGCGGCTAACTCGATCGCGGCCACGGTTGATATTCGTGTGGGTGATCAAATTGTTGCGATAAATGGAGAGCCCACCGCAACTTGGGGCGCCGCCAGTCTTGGGGTATTGGCCAGCAACCTTGATCAGCAAACACTGCGAATGACACTGCTCGATGAGTGGCAACAGAGCCGCGAAGTTGAGTTGACCCTGCCGGAGGTAGGTGAAGAGTTTGGTAAGCAGGGTGGTTTGCAGCAACTTGGCTTAACGCCGCTTCGCCCCCAAATTGAGGCGGTGATTGGCAGGGTGCTGGATAACAGCCCAGCCGCTGCAGCGGGTCTGATGATCAATGATAAGCTGCTCGCTGCGGATGGCCAGCCGATGGAAGATTGGATGAGCTGGGTAAGCTATGTGCGAGACCGTCCGGGGCAGATGATTTCGCTGCGGGTGTTGCGTGATGGTCAGGAGCAGTGGCTAACCATCACGCCGGAGCGGGTAGAAGAGAATGGCGTTGCCGTCGGCAAAATTGGTGCCGGGGTGAGCATGCTCAAACGTACTATCCCGGATGAGTTGCTAGCGGTGCAAAAATATGGGCCGCTAGAGGCTATTTCAGCTTCTTTCGAAAAAACCTGGGATATGAGCCTGATGAGCCTGCAGGTGATGGGTAAAATGTTGACAGGTCAGGTTTCGCTGAGTAATTTGAGTGGCCCAATCACCATTGCCCAGTATGCCGGTTATTCGGCGCAGGGTGGCCTACCCACTTTTCTGGCTTTTTTGGCCGTCATCAGTCTGAGCCTTGGGGTGCTGAATCTGTTGCCTATCCCAATGCTGGATGGCGGGCACTTGCTCTACTACCTGATTGAAT